Proteins from a genomic interval of Lycium ferocissimum isolate CSIRO_LF1 chromosome 2, AGI_CSIRO_Lferr_CH_V1, whole genome shotgun sequence:
- the LOC132046254 gene encoding suberization-associated anionic peroxidase 1-like yields the protein MAFRLSHLSLALSLLALALAGVAIYRNTYEAMNKGVLQNLSPDFGLLESAASILTLNNNAERKSDKLSQQSPEACVFSAVQGVVNSAIDAETRMGASLIRLHFHDCFVDGCDGGILLDDIPGSFTGEQNSPPNNNSARGYEVIAQAKQRVKDTCPNTSVSCADILAIAARDSVAKLGGQTYNVTLGRRDARTANFNGSTIQLPAPFDNLTVQIQKFDDKNFTVREMVALAGAHTVGFARCATVCVSANVNPAAQLQCNCSATLTDSNLQQLDTTPAVFDKVYYDDLNRNQGIMFSDQVLTGNSTTAAIVTTYSNDVNVFLGDFAAAMIKMGNLPPLAGAQLEIRDVCSRVNPSSVASM from the exons ATGGCTTTTCGTTTGAGTCATTTGAGCCTTGCCCTGAGTCTTTTGGCTCTTGCACTTGCAGGTGTTGCTATTTATAGAAATACTTATGAAGCCATGAATAAGGGAGTACTCCAAAATCTTTCTCCAGATTTTGGTTTGTTGGAATCAGCAGCCAGCATTTTAACCTTAAATAATAATGCTGAGAGAAAATCAGACAAGTTGAGTCAGCAATCTCCAGAAGCATGCGTTTTCTCAGCTGTGCAAGGAGTAGTGAACAGTGCTATTGATGCAGAAACGCGCATGGGAGCATCTCTCATTCGTCTCCACTTCCATGACTGCTTTGTTGAC ggTTGTGATGGAGGTATTCTTCTAGATGATATTCCTGGATCATTCACAGGGGAACAAAACTCACCACCCAACAACAACTCAGCCAGAGGTTATGAAGTCATAGCACAAGCTAAACAAAGAGTTAAAGATACATGCCCCAACACTTCTGTATCTTGTGCTGACATCTTAGCCATTGCAGCTCGTGATTCTGTTGCTAAA CTAGGAGGACAAACCTATAACGTCACACTAGGAAGAAGGGATGCAAGAACAGCCAACTTCAATGGTTCTACAATTCAACTTCCAGCTCCATTCGACAACCTAACAGTCCAAATACAGAAATTCGACGACAAAAATTTCACTGTCCGTGAAATGGTGGCGCTAGCCGGGGCCCACACCGTGGGTTTTGCCAGGTGTGCAACCGTGTGTGTCAGCGCCAATGTTAACCCTGCTGCACAACTTCAATGCAACTGCTCCGCCACGCTAACCGACTCCAATTTGCAACAATTGGATACAACTCCAGCTGTGTTCGACAAAGTTTACTACGATGACTTAAACAGGAACCAGGGGATAATGTTCTCGGATCAAGTGTTGACCGGGAATAGTACAACTGCTGCTATTGTAACAACTTATAGCAATGATGTTAACGTTTTCTTGGGAGATTTTGCTGCTGCTATGATCAAGATGGGGAACTTGCCTCCTTTGGCGGGTGCTCAATTAGAAATTCGTGATGTTTGCAGCAGAGTCAATCCAAGTTCTGTGGCTTCTATGTGA